The proteins below come from a single Vitis vinifera cultivar Pinot Noir 40024 chromosome 9, ASM3070453v1 genomic window:
- the LOC100253643 gene encoding putative receptor-like protein kinase At3g47110, with protein sequence MVSASLGRNNFSGNLPPNFASHLPNLDELLLGINRLSGIIPSSISNASKLTRLDVGGNAFTGSIPHTLGSIRFLENLHLGGNNLTGESSIQELSFLTSLTNCKWLSTLDITLNPLSGILPTSIGNLSTSLERFRASACNLKGNIPTEIGNLGSLYLLFLDHNDLIGTIPPSIGQLQKLQGLHLSDNKLQGFIPNDICQLRNLVELFLENNQLSGSIPACLGELTFLRQVDLGSNKLNSTIPLTLWSLKDILTLDLSSNFLVSYLPSDMGNLKVLVKIDLSRNQLSCEIPSNAVDLRDLISLSLAHNRFEGPILHSFSNLKSLEFMDLSDNALSGEIPKSLEGLVYLKYLNVSFNRLYGEIPTEGPFANFSAESFMMNEALCGSPRLKLPPCRTGTHRSTTISWLLLKYILPAILSTLLFLALIFVWTRCRKRNAVLPTQSESLLIETWRRISYQEIFQATNGFSAGNLLGRGSLGSVYRGTLSDGKDAAIKVFNLQEEAAFKSFNAECERLNIMIDVALAMEYLHHSCSTPVVHCDLKPSNILLDEDFGGHVGDFEYGSNGIVTTSGDVYSYGIVLMETFTRRRPTDEIFSEELGMGFAMWFNY encoded by the exons ATGGTTTCAGCCTCACTGGGAAGGAACAACTTCTCAGGCAATCTTCCACCAAACTTTGCCTCTCATCTTCCCAATCTTGACGAACTTCTACTGGGAATTAATAGGCTTAGTGGTATTATTCCTAGCTCCATCAGCAATGCTTCTAAGCTTACGAGGCTGGATGTTGGTGGTAACGCATTCACTGGATCCATACCTCATACACTTGGGAGTATAAGATTCCTTGAGAACCTGCATCTAGGAGGTAATAATCTGACAGGTGAATCTTCTATCCAAGAATTGAGTTTTCTCACTTCATTGACAAACTGCAAGTGGCTGAGCACATTGGACATTACATTGAATCCTCTAAGTGGCATCCTTCCTACTTCTATTGGGAATCTCTCTACCTCTCTTGAACGTTTTCGAGCCAGCGCATGCAATCTCAAGGGCAACATCCCTactgaaattggaaatttaggTAGCCTTTATCTGTTATTCCTGGACCACAATGACTTAATTGGAACTATTCCCCCGTCAATTGGACAATTACAGAAGCTCCAAGGTTTGCATCTTTCTGACAATAAACTACAAGGTTTCATCCCAAACGATATTTGTCAGCTAAGGAATTTAGTTGagttatttttggaaaataatcaGCTCTCTGGATCCATACCAGCATGCTTGGGTGAACTTACTTTTCTAAGACAAGTCGACTTGGGCTCCAACAAACTAAATTCCACAATACCTTTGACTTTGTGGAGCCTGAAGGATATCTTGACTTTAGACTTGTCCTCAAATTTTCTAGTTAGCTATCTACCGTCAGATATGGGAAATTTAAAGGTTCTGGTAAAAATAGATTTGTCAAGGAATCAATTGTCATGTGAAATTCCAAGTAACGCTGTAGACCTCCGAGATTTAATTTCTCTCTCCTTGGCTCATAATAGATTTGAAGGCCCCATATTGCACTCATTTAGCAATTTGAAGAGCTTGGAGTTCATGGATCTATCCGACAATGCTCTATCTGGAGAAATACCGAAATCGTTAGAGGGATTAGTGTATCTAAAATATCTAAATGTGTCTTTCAATAGACTATATGGAGAGATCCCCACTGAAGGGCCTTTTGCAAACTTCTCAGCCGAATCTTTTATGATGAACGAGGCACTGTGTGGTTCACCAAGGCTGAAACTCCCACCCTGCAGAACTGGCACTCATCGGTCTACCACAATTTCTTGGCTCCTACTAAAATACATCTTACCGGCAATTTTATCAACACTACTTTTCTTGGCCCTCATTTTTGTGTGGACGAGATGCAGAAAAAGGAATGCAGTCCTTCCAACTCAGTCAGAATCATTACTTATAGAAACATGGAGGAGAATTTCTTACCAAGAAATTTTCCAAGCTACAAATGGATTTAGTGCAGGCAATCTACTTGGTAGAGGAAGTTTGGGATCGGTATATAGAGGAACTCTTTCAGATGGGAAGGATGCTGCCATCAAGGTTTTCAATTTGCAGGAAGAAGCAGCATTCAAGAGCTTTAATGCAGAATGTGAA AGATTAAATATAATGATAGATGTCGCATTAGCTATGGAATATCTTCATCACAGTTGTTCGACACCTGTTGTTCACTGTGATTTGAAGCCAAGCAATATCCTGCTAGATGAAGATTTTGGTGGTCACGTTGGTGATTTTG AGTATGGTTCCAATGGAATAGTTACCACTAGTGGTGATGTCTATAGTTATGGTATCGTGTTAATGGAGACGTTTACAAGGAGAAGGCCTACAGATGAAATTTTTTCTGAAGAATTGGGTATGGGATTCGCTATGTGGTTCAATTACTGA